In Parabacteroides timonensis, the genomic stretch TCCCTATTCTTATCTGGGTGGGAGCATCGGGAACCACTACCGATACGAAGTCGACAAAGATATGTAAATTCCTGGGAGACATCTCTTTCCCACTCTATATCATACATTATCCTGTAATGTACCTGTTCTATGCCTGGTTGATCGACAAAGAACTTTACACACTCGCAGAGACCTGGCAGGTTGTCTTGTGTGTTTGTGCTTTAAATATAGTTTTAGCTTATTTATGCCTGAAACTATATGACGAACCGGTTAGAAAATGGTTAAGTAAGAAGTTCCTAGCCAGAAAATAAGAAATACTTCATCCGAAAGGGATTTTAGTTTCATCCGAAAGAAATATCATATTCATTCGGGAGAAACTGAAATTCCTTTCGTTTTTTCCGGCTATTTATCGTAAGTTTGTGAACCAATATAAACTTACAAACTAAATATATCATGAAACAAAACAACCTATGGATAACTGCCCTCGCATTGGGTATTACGTTATCCGCCTTCGGACAGCAGACCGACAAAGGAATCTCTCCGAAAATGCTGCAACAGATCAAACAATCGTACAAAGGAACTCCTACCGACAAGGCTATCCATAACGCCATCAGTAACAACGACATCAATAAGCTGGCAGTAAATGCCGACAGCAAAAACAATTTCGATACTTACTTCTCTAATAAAGTAAACAGTAAAGGTATTACCAATCAAAAGTCTTCCGGCCGTTGCTGGTTGTTTACCGGTTTGAACGTATTCCGGGCACAGGCGATCGCGAAATATAATATGGGAGATTTCCAATTCTCACAGAATTATTCCTTCTTCTGGGACCAGTTGGAAAAAGCCAATCTGTTCCTGCAAGGGATCATCGACACACGCGAGAAACCGATGGATGACAAAATGGTGGAATGGTTATTCAAAAATCCGCTTAGTGACGGAGGACAATTCACCGGCATATCCGATATCCTGGGTAAATATGGCGTAGTTCCCGCTGACGTAATGGTGGAAACCCATAGTAGCGAAAGTACGGGAAGAATGGCCAACCTGATCGGTCTTAAGTTAAAAGAGTTCGGCCTGCAACTGCGCGACCAGTCTGCCAAAGGAGCCAAAGTGGCTGCATTGGAAAAAGACAAAACAGAAATGTTGGGAACCATTTACCGGATGCTGGTCCTCAACCTGGGTGAACCGCCTACGAAATTTACCTGGACTCGCAAAGATGCACAAGGCAACCCGGTTGAAACAAAAGAATATACTCCTCAATCATTCTTCGATGAATATATCGGCAAAGACCTGACAAACAATTATGTCATGCTGATGAACGATCCGAGCCGTGAATACTATAAGTTATATGAGATCGATTTCGACCGTCACCGTTATGACGGAAAGAACTGGACTTACGTGAACCTGCCGATCGAAGAGATCAAAGAGATGGCTATCGCCTCTATCAAAGACAGTACAATGATGTATTTCTCTTGCGACGTAGGTAAATTCTTCGATCGTGAACGGGGTCTGTTGGATGTGAACTATTACGACTACGGTTCACTGATGGGAACTACTTTCGGTATGGATAAGAAACAGCGTATCCAAACATTCGCCAGCGGATCGTCACATGCTATGACCTTGATGGCTGTCGATCTCGACGCAAACGGTACACCTAAAAAATGGATGGTAGAAAACAGCTGGGGACCGGGTGCCAACAGCGGCCACCTGATTATGACCGACGAATGGTTCAACGAATATATGTTCCGCCTGGTAGTCGAAAAGAAATATATCACCGACAAAGTGAAAGACGTTCTCAAACAAACACCGACCCGCCTTCCGGCCTGGGATCCGATGTTTACAGACGAAAATTAAGAATTGAATTGAAGAACGAAGAAAAACAACCCCGGCAGATTATTGGTCTGTCGGGGTTGTTTTATCAATGTTTCCTAATTACTTCTTTTATTGTTTTTACTTCCTATCCAAGTTCCTTGTTTCCACAAATACTCCAAAGGTCCTTGTTTATGGCGTGACAACCAATAACGGCTGAATAGCCATTGAGCGGAGAAAATAAACAATCCGATAAGCAAAGTCGCTGTAGCCCCGGTAACACGATACAATCCCAAGCCAAATCCATAATAAATACATACTCCTATAATAGACTGCGAAATATAGTTTGTCAGGCTCATACGCCCATAAGGTATAATAAACTTTTGCCAGTTACACCCATTCTCCTTTTTAAACCAAATCAGCACAAAGATCGAAACCAAAATTAGCATAAAAGCAAAATTGCTAAGAGATTGTGTTATTATCTTATATGGAAGCAATACGGATGGATTGCCTATATGTTCGGGGACAAAAACCCGAAGCAGATAAAGTGGTATGAATGCCAATACACCTATACCCAAGATACGTTTCCAGAAACCAATTGTACGATCACTCCTTATGAAAGATCCATTACGTCCTAATAACATTCCAAACATAAACAAGGCCGATGTCTGAAACAACCGTCCATTTTCTACTTGCCAGAAATTACTATATAATTGTCCATCCCATATATTACTGCGCAAGACCTCCCCAAAAGAACCATTCATAGTTACCCCTCCTACCCGTTCTGAATAGATCATGAATCTATTTCCGACAGCGACATAATCCGGGTCAAATAACGCATACAACATTCTGCCCCATTCAAAAGGCTGAAGCAACAAACAGACAGCGATCCAAAAAACAATTTTATCTTTCAGTTTACATACCGGAATAAGTACAAAACCAGCAACGGCATAGAGTACCAGGATATCACCATTATAAAATAAAGCATGAAGCTGGGCAAACAAGAACAACAGAACCAACCGCCAGGCAAAACGTCCCCGAAAATCGATCCCTTTTTGTTCCGCATGATGAAACTGAATATAGAAGCTGAAACCAAAAAGCAAGGAGAAAGTAGCATAAGCCTTTCCACTGAACAGAAAGAAAAAGCTATCCCACATCCATTTGTCCAGAACCTGCAACCAAGCCGGCTGAAACTCCGGAATGAAATAAATATTATAATGTTCAAGATTATGCAACAACACAATCGCCAACAAAGCAAAACCACGAAGCGCATCTACTACATTCAAGCGTTCGGATTTTTGAATAGTATGCATCATTTCTTATTTATGTATCAGATATTCAATCTATATAAAAGTCTTTTATCTCATTTTCCCCAATCCGAAGGCTCGGCTCCCATCTGTAGTACCAACGTTCCGCCCTTCATCAGGTCGGCATGCGTCAGATAACATTTATTGTAAGGAATTCCATTTAAAGTAGCCTGCTGGACATATATATTTTCAGGGCTATTATTGTGAGCTTCAATCACAAATGTTTTTCCCTCAGCATAGTCCGGATCCAAATTGAAAACGATCTTCTCAAATACCGGGCTAGTTATTTCATACCGTTGGTCACCGGGACATACCGGATGTAATCCACTAGCCGCCAATACATACCAGGCCGACATCTGTCCTACATCCTCATTACCGACTAAACCTAAGACAGTGTTTTTATAAGCATTCCGACAGATATCCCGCGTCCATTTCTGAGTAAGTTCGGGAGCACCCAAACGGTTGAATAGGAATGGTACATGGTGAACCGGTTCATTGGCATGGTTATAATATTGATTCCATAGATAACCTTCGGGAGTCTGTTCAAACATATCCGTCAGATCGGCCAGCACTTTTTCACGGCCCCCCATCATTTGGACCATGCCTTCCACATCGTGTGGAATGAACCAACCCTGCTGGTATGCATTACTCTCCGTACAGCCATATCCTTCCGCCAGTCTTCCTTCTTCGGGTAAAGGTTGAAATTCACCTTTTTCATTACGTGGCCTGAACCAACCATAATCGGTATCATAAATTGTAGAATAGGTCATAGCCCGGCGGTCAAAATATTCCTTATCGGTATCCTTGCCCAACCATTCAGCCAGACGGGCCATACACCAATCATTGTATGCATATTCCAATGTATGAGAGATAGAACCCGGCGTATATCCTTCTTTATTATTACCAAACAACCGGGAAGTATTTAAAGCATAACGGTATGCCTTATCTATATCATAAGAACGGATTCCTTTTGAATAAGCGTCACACAAAACAGAAATAGCCGGATTACCCAACATACAACCGGAATAGGCATTCAACAATTCCCATCGCTCCAGATATTCGTTTCCACTCTGATCGGCAATCTCCACCAACGAGTTGACCAGGTCATTGATCAGGGTTGGATTAATAATAGTCTGCAAAGGCATCTGGCTACGGAAAACATCCCATCCGCTAAAAATAGTTCGTTTAGTGAACTGATCCGTCATATGCGCCTGCTTGTCCGCTCCCATATATTCCCCGTTCACATCACTGCAAATCCTCGGGTCGATCATAGTATGGTAAAGAGCAGTATAAAAGATATGTTTTTCATCCTCCGTACCTCCGGTCACAGTTATTTTGGACAGAGCATCGTCCCATAACCGGCGACAGTCAGCCAGTGTTGCGTCAAACTCCCAGGCATTCATTTCCGAATGCAGATTCTCTTCCGCATTCTTCATACTGGTAAAAGAGATCCCGCTTTTCATGAGGATCTGTTCTCCTGCATCGGTATCGAATTCGGCATAAAAACCCAAATGCTTTCCGGTCAACGACTTCACATCAGGAATAATGCGGGCATTTCGAACAACTTCATGATAACGTTCGCTCTCGATATCTTCCCGTTTTCGTGTCCACCCGTCCGGTATATCGGCCGACCATACGCCATGCGACCGGAAAGGACGGGAAAATTCAGCATAGAAATAGACTGTGTAATCAGATTTTCCTGCACCATTTCCCCAGCCGCCACCTTCGGGAGGACATTTCATTTCACCCCTGATTGTGTGGTCATTGATCACTTCGATCGCCTGCCAGGTAGAAGTTCCTCCTACCCTGCGTGCCAGGTCTATTTGTATACGAGCCTCTTTACTCTCAGGGAATGTAAAACGCAACATACCGCTATGAGGAAGGGCCGTCGCTTCCGCTTTTATCTGATAATCGGTAAGCATCACGGAATAATAACCGGCAGAAGCCTTCTCCGATGCTTTATCATACCGGGAACGATAACCATTATCAGGATCTTCCAACGTTCCCGAAAAAGTATGCAACTTACCGACTGTCGGCATTACCAACAAATTCCCCAGATCGCCATACCAGCCGATCCCACTCATTTGTGTAAAAGCAAAACCTTCAATAGAAGTATGTTCATCACTATAACCCGACCCGTTATCGCCTCCGGTAATCGTATTAGGACTGAGCTGGACCATACCGAATGGAGAGGTTGCTCCCGGAAAAGTCTTACCCAAACCATGATATGAACCTCCCGCCTCCATACTGGTCGAGGCTCCGACAAAAGGATTTACATAAGAAGAAAGGGCCTGTTGCGCATCCGAACCATCTTTCACGGAGCTACAGGAAAAAGAAACAACACAGAGAATCAATGAACACAAACTAATCTTTTTTTTCATAATGCTACCGATTGATAAGAATGAGGCAAAGATAATATTTTATATCTAACACTCCATTCTTGTTTTCTATATTCAAAGACAAGATATATGAGAAGTGTTTTCAAAATCAACTATCACACTATCACAATCCCAATACATTCTTTGAATATCAACAAATACGCCAATGATAGTTACGCATTTTAACTATCATTCAACTATCACAAACCATCATAAAACGACCTGTTTGAGGTAAAGCATCGTAAAAAGAGGATTAAAAACAATCAGATGCCTACTGTTTTCCGATAGTACCCTACATCTTTTGCTCAAATATGGCTGTTATTTTCACGGAAGCAACTTATCCTTCTTCTTGAGATCCCCTTTTTAGGCCCTTTTACACCCGGATTTGAACGATGCTAAGACCCGGGTCTCAGTACCATTTACACCCGGGTCTCGGAAAAGAAAAGTCCCTACTTTACTGAAAATAAGTCATATACCCAGCAGGTTTTATCAGGCTGTTTTATGATAGTATGATGGTTGAAAATGAAACTATCACGCGAACTATCACAGCCCACAACCGTTGGATTTCAATGTACAAAAAGTCATAAATGATAGTATGATAGTTATATTGAACAATATCAGTTTATTAGTAAATTCAATTCTTTCTAAATTTTTATTTTTATTTGCCGTACTCCTCATACAACATAAGCAAATGCGCCGAACTCCAACTGAAATGAGGAGCTTTCAGGCGTGCTCCGTTATGAGTATCATAATTCTCATGAATAGGGGCATCTTCCTTCAATCCCTGCAAGCGGGTAAAGACCTGATCGGTGAAAGCGTCTGCTTCTCTTTTATATCCATATTTACGGATGCCGGATATTCCGAAGTAAACCTGATCCAGCCAGATAGGGCCCCGCCAATAACCTGCCGGCATAAACTTCGGATTGTCAGCAGCAATTGTAGGGAAAGGGATATAAGTAGCAAACTTC encodes the following:
- a CDS encoding GH92 family glycosyl hydrolase translates to MKKKISLCSLILCVVSFSCSSVKDGSDAQQALSSYVNPFVGASTSMEAGGSYHGLGKTFPGATSPFGMVQLSPNTITGGDNGSGYSDEHTSIEGFAFTQMSGIGWYGDLGNLLVMPTVGKLHTFSGTLEDPDNGYRSRYDKASEKASAGYYSVMLTDYQIKAEATALPHSGMLRFTFPESKEARIQIDLARRVGGTSTWQAIEVINDHTIRGEMKCPPEGGGWGNGAGKSDYTVYFYAEFSRPFRSHGVWSADIPDGWTRKREDIESERYHEVVRNARIIPDVKSLTGKHLGFYAEFDTDAGEQILMKSGISFTSMKNAEENLHSEMNAWEFDATLADCRRLWDDALSKITVTGGTEDEKHIFYTALYHTMIDPRICSDVNGEYMGADKQAHMTDQFTKRTIFSGWDVFRSQMPLQTIINPTLINDLVNSLVEIADQSGNEYLERWELLNAYSGCMLGNPAISVLCDAYSKGIRSYDIDKAYRYALNTSRLFGNNKEGYTPGSISHTLEYAYNDWCMARLAEWLGKDTDKEYFDRRAMTYSTIYDTDYGWFRPRNEKGEFQPLPEEGRLAEGYGCTESNAYQQGWFIPHDVEGMVQMMGGREKVLADLTDMFEQTPEGYLWNQYYNHANEPVHHVPFLFNRLGAPELTQKWTRDICRNAYKNTVLGLVGNEDVGQMSAWYVLAASGLHPVCPGDQRYEITSPVFEKIVFNLDPDYAEGKTFVIEAHNNSPENIYVQQATLNGIPYNKCYLTHADLMKGGTLVLQMGAEPSDWGK
- a CDS encoding DUF418 domain-containing protein — encoded protein: MMHTIQKSERLNVVDALRGFALLAIVLLHNLEHYNIYFIPEFQPAWLQVLDKWMWDSFFFLFSGKAYATFSLLFGFSFYIQFHHAEQKGIDFRGRFAWRLVLLFLFAQLHALFYNGDILVLYAVAGFVLIPVCKLKDKIVFWIAVCLLLQPFEWGRMLYALFDPDYVAVGNRFMIYSERVGGVTMNGSFGEVLRSNIWDGQLYSNFWQVENGRLFQTSALFMFGMLLGRNGSFIRSDRTIGFWKRILGIGVLAFIPLYLLRVFVPEHIGNPSVLLPYKIITQSLSNFAFMLILVSIFVLIWFKKENGCNWQKFIIPYGRMSLTNYISQSIIGVCIYYGFGLGLYRVTGATATLLIGLFIFSAQWLFSRYWLSRHKQGPLEYLWKQGTWIGSKNNKRSN
- a CDS encoding C1 family peptidase; the protein is MKQNNLWITALALGITLSAFGQQTDKGISPKMLQQIKQSYKGTPTDKAIHNAISNNDINKLAVNADSKNNFDTYFSNKVNSKGITNQKSSGRCWLFTGLNVFRAQAIAKYNMGDFQFSQNYSFFWDQLEKANLFLQGIIDTREKPMDDKMVEWLFKNPLSDGGQFTGISDILGKYGVVPADVMVETHSSESTGRMANLIGLKLKEFGLQLRDQSAKGAKVAALEKDKTEMLGTIYRMLVLNLGEPPTKFTWTRKDAQGNPVETKEYTPQSFFDEYIGKDLTNNYVMLMNDPSREYYKLYEIDFDRHRYDGKNWTYVNLPIEEIKEMAIASIKDSTMMYFSCDVGKFFDRERGLLDVNYYDYGSLMGTTFGMDKKQRIQTFASGSSHAMTLMAVDLDANGTPKKWMVENSWGPGANSGHLIMTDEWFNEYMFRLVVEKKYITDKVKDVLKQTPTRLPAWDPMFTDEN